In Syntrophomonas wolfei subsp. wolfei str. Goettingen G311, a single window of DNA contains:
- a CDS encoding sensor histidine kinase, translating into MAGNRGKAKSEEKQPIQLGHLENILGQLVGTLEKGRNDIYDIAEKCYQECNRLELEREEVNREASRTIVEVEKYEKLERYARLRLAEVSRNFLSFSENDIKDAYDKARILQLTLLDLRQKEMYLRRRRDQLDLDIKQFKAIALKADGFLSSTGVALKILQGNVERIGESIEEFQRQQQLGMWIIESQEAERRKIARELHDGPAQNLVSMLIRLDLIAQLGYEEKERISDEINNIKDMARESLADIRSIMFDLKPLLVHEHSFCQTLREFFSEYEAHYNFTTDLIVLGDDRDYDFSMEIALFRLIQEAITNVKKHAGVNHAMVKIENTDKCLRLVIKDEGRGFSVEGARANKESYGIIGMKERVEIFGGEIEIISSPGSGTQVIVRIPWEEEGNNG; encoded by the coding sequence ATGGCTGGTAATAGGGGGAAGGCGAAGAGTGAGGAAAAACAACCCATACAACTGGGACACTTAGAAAATATCCTGGGGCAGTTGGTTGGAACCCTGGAGAAAGGACGCAATGATATTTATGATATCGCGGAGAAATGTTACCAGGAGTGTAACCGTTTGGAGCTCGAAAGGGAGGAAGTAAATCGCGAGGCCTCGCGTACTATTGTAGAAGTAGAAAAGTATGAAAAATTGGAAAGGTATGCTCGCTTAAGGTTGGCTGAGGTCAGCCGTAATTTTTTGTCCTTTTCGGAGAATGATATCAAAGATGCTTATGATAAAGCCAGGATATTGCAGCTTACTTTGTTGGATTTACGGCAGAAGGAAATGTACCTGCGCCGGCGCCGGGATCAATTGGACCTGGATATAAAGCAGTTCAAGGCTATTGCGTTAAAAGCGGATGGATTTCTCAGCAGTACTGGAGTAGCATTAAAGATCTTGCAGGGAAATGTCGAAAGAATAGGTGAGAGTATTGAGGAATTCCAGCGTCAGCAACAGCTAGGGATGTGGATTATCGAGTCGCAGGAAGCGGAAAGAAGAAAAATCGCCCGCGAATTACATGATGGTCCGGCGCAAAACCTGGTTAGCATGTTGATTCGGCTGGATTTAATTGCACAACTGGGCTATGAGGAGAAGGAAAGGATAAGTGACGAGATAAATAATATTAAGGATATGGCTCGGGAAAGTCTGGCTGATATAAGGAGCATAATGTTTGACCTCAAACCACTATTGGTTCATGAACATAGTTTCTGTCAGACCCTCAGAGAATTTTTTAGTGAATATGAAGCCCATTATAATTTTACCACTGATTTAATAGTACTGGGTGATGATCGGGATTACGATTTTTCTATGGAAATAGCTCTGTTTCGCTTGATTCAAGAGGCAATAACCAACGTAAAGAAACATGCTGGGGTCAACCATGCTATGGTAAAAATAGAGAATACAGATAAATGCCTGAGGCTGGTCATAAAAGATGAAGGCCGGGGTTTTAGTGTTGAAGGGGCTAGGGCCAATAAGGAAAGTTACGGTATTATTGGCATGAAAGAGAGGGTAGAGATATTTGGAGGGGAGATTGAGATTATTTCTTCACCAGGTTCTGGAACTCAGGTAATAGTCAGGATACCATGGGAAGAGGAGGGAAATAATGGATAA
- a CDS encoding response regulator: MDKARVVIADDHVLVREGLRKLLELDSNIKVIDEVGDGQGAINIARKEKPDIIIMDVNMPGTDGIVATRVIKRELPSVRIIALTVYEGEEVVDMVKAGASAYILKDVAGSELVDTIHRVMNGEVVIYPRVANRLVRELRQSENRKSEIRLTKREKDVLTLLVKGNTNKEMAEVMFISEKTVKNHLTSIFRKLGVKDRTHAAIYALKNRIVSEE, translated from the coding sequence ATGGATAAGGCAAGGGTAGTGATAGCGGATGATCATGTTTTGGTCCGGGAGGGCCTGAGAAAGCTGCTGGAACTCGATAGCAATATTAAAGTTATAGACGAGGTAGGAGATGGGCAGGGCGCTATCAACATAGCCCGTAAGGAAAAACCGGATATCATTATTATGGATGTAAATATGCCGGGAACTGATGGTATTGTGGCCACCCGAGTAATAAAGAGGGAGTTGCCGTCAGTCCGGATTATTGCCCTGACCGTGTACGAAGGGGAAGAAGTCGTTGATATGGTCAAAGCCGGAGCTTCGGCTTATATACTTAAGGATGTGGCGGGTAGCGAACTGGTGGATACCATTCACCGGGTAATGAACGGAGAGGTAGTAATCTATCCCCGGGTAGCGAACCGCTTGGTCCGGGAATTGCGGCAGAGTGAGAACCGGAAGAGTGAAATACGGCTGACCAAGAGGGAAAAAGATGTTCTTACTTTGTTGGTGAAAGGAAATACCAATAAAGAAATGGCGGAGGTAATGTTCATTAGTGAAAAGACGGTGAAAAATCACCTGACCAGTATTTTTCGCAAATTGGGTGTAAAGGACCGGACCCACGCAGCTATCTATGCCTTGAAGAATCGCATTGTAAGTGAGGAATGA
- a CDS encoding ComF family protein, with protein sequence MIDLIMDILFPQTACYICREPGRYSCRYPWCDACEDEMDRLKKCLSLCDHCGKYLGEGENLCVECRQNPPSFNIARAVGPYEEPFRIAVKVFKFLGRKQLAKKMGDMMAEVVEREPRFWPLDIIVPVPISQGNLRQRGFNQTELLARQIGRRLKIAVEPGILVRIKETPSQRELTREEREKNLLYAFKVTQPQKVLGKKILLVDDVYTTGSTIRECTRVLLEAGAERVSVITWAIGKGF encoded by the coding sequence ATGATTGATCTGATTATGGATATTCTATTTCCCCAAACTGCTTGCTATATCTGTAGAGAACCAGGCAGGTATAGCTGCCGGTATCCCTGGTGTGATGCCTGTGAAGATGAAATGGATCGTCTTAAGAAATGCTTGTCGCTTTGTGATCACTGTGGGAAATACCTGGGGGAGGGAGAAAACCTTTGTGTGGAATGCCGCCAGAACCCTCCGAGTTTCAATATTGCCCGTGCCGTTGGACCCTATGAGGAACCTTTTCGTATAGCGGTCAAGGTTTTTAAATTCTTGGGCAGGAAGCAACTGGCCAAGAAAATGGGGGACATGATGGCGGAAGTGGTGGAAAGAGAGCCGCGTTTCTGGCCACTGGATATTATTGTGCCGGTGCCGATTTCCCAGGGCAACCTGAGACAGAGGGGATTTAACCAGACGGAGCTTTTAGCCCGGCAAATTGGCAGGAGGCTTAAAATAGCAGTAGAACCCGGAATTCTAGTGCGAATAAAGGAGACTCCTTCACAACGGGAATTGACCCGGGAAGAGAGGGAGAAAAATCTGCTCTATGCCTTTAAAGTGACACAGCCCCAAAAAGTGCTGGGCAAGAAAATTTTGCTGGTTGATGATGTCTATACTACCGGATCTACTATACGGGAATGTACCCGGGTATTGTTGGAAGCGGGGGCCGAGCGGGTATCGGTGATAACCTGGGCTATTGGAAAAGGGTTTTAG
- a CDS encoding TIGR03826 family flagellar region protein translates to MSNLRNCSKCGRVFPYMGRNICPRCLEKEEDEYQVVRRYVRDHPGAGVIEVVEETGVEEDKILQFLRDGRLQAKGLTASLRCERCGQSINSGRFCESCINEVNAEIQGHLPQKAKSEEPKRPPRGKVKDKMHIKDRGFF, encoded by the coding sequence ATGTCCAATCTGCGAAATTGCTCCAAGTGCGGGAGGGTTTTTCCCTATATGGGCCGGAACATATGTCCCAGGTGTTTGGAAAAAGAGGAAGATGAATATCAGGTGGTACGAAGATATGTTCGCGACCATCCCGGGGCTGGGGTAATTGAGGTAGTAGAAGAAACCGGAGTAGAGGAAGACAAGATTCTGCAATTTTTAAGGGATGGCAGGCTGCAGGCCAAGGGACTAACAGCCAGTTTGCGCTGTGAAAGATGTGGACAAAGCATAAACTCTGGTCGCTTTTGCGAAAGCTGTATTAATGAGGTTAACGCTGAGATTCAGGGGCATCTGCCCCAAAAAGCCAAGAGTGAAGAGCCGAAAAGACCACCCCGCGGCAAGGTAAAAGATAAGATGCATATCAAAGATAGAGGTTTTTTCTAG
- the flgM gene encoding flagellar biosynthesis anti-sigma factor FlgM, which yields MIISKTQLLNVLKIYNKGDNKVEKAQAARGAARADELAISRESKVKQKAMHAVRQADDIRLEKVAELQEQISAGTYTLSDDEVAEKMIERVLVDRLI from the coding sequence ATGATTATTTCCAAAACCCAATTGCTAAATGTTTTGAAGATTTACAACAAAGGCGATAACAAGGTGGAAAAGGCACAGGCTGCCAGAGGGGCCGCCCGGGCGGACGAACTGGCTATTTCCCGGGAGAGCAAGGTTAAGCAGAAGGCAATGCATGCTGTCCGGCAGGCGGATGATATTCGCTTGGAAAAAGTAGCTGAATTGCAGGAGCAGATTTCCGCAGGAACCTATACGCTATCCGATGATGAAGTGGCGGAGAAGATGATAGAAAGGGTTTTGGTGGACAGGTTAATTTAG
- a CDS encoding flagellar protein FlgN: MEKLLQDFIETIAKQNQVLERLAALGQEKQELIIAGKVRELDSLIQKEGITVSNLDKMEGARFKLQENLAVQLGFKAEEFSAKKLLAWVREGCPELYPALEEVINQLDYCLIRLKAINSHNHELIDQSLVFIGEIQSLFNGDVAGIYSDKGLQSDEFESRPRLNLLDKKI; this comes from the coding sequence GTGGAGAAGCTACTGCAAGATTTTATCGAGACCATCGCTAAACAAAACCAGGTTCTCGAGCGATTGGCTGCACTGGGCCAGGAGAAGCAGGAGCTGATTATAGCGGGCAAGGTCAGAGAACTGGATAGTTTGATTCAGAAAGAGGGCATCACGGTATCCAACCTGGATAAAATGGAAGGTGCCCGCTTTAAATTACAGGAAAATCTGGCTGTTCAACTGGGCTTTAAAGCGGAGGAGTTCAGCGCCAAAAAGCTTTTGGCCTGGGTGCGGGAAGGCTGTCCGGAGCTTTATCCTGCCCTGGAAGAGGTAATAAATCAACTGGACTACTGCTTGATACGGTTGAAAGCGATAAACTCCCATAACCATGAATTAATAGACCAGTCCCTGGTATTTATAGGGGAGATACAGTCCCTGTTCAATGGGGATGTAGCCGGAATTTATTCCGATAAAGGCCTGCAGTCCGATGAATTCGAATCCCGTCCCAGGTTAAACCTGCTGGACAAGAAAATTTAG
- the flgK gene encoding flagellar hook-associated protein FlgK gives MSNFFGLEIGKRSVLMHQTALNITGHNIANANTPGFARQAPSIVTTSPFHAPMLNNANRVGQLGTGVDIAQVKRIRDEFLDSQIRNETRVSGYWQSMQETLDRVEAILNEPSEDGLRGVMDMFWEAWQDLSLNPESESVRSVVVQRGMALAEAFNHTYSQLQDLRVDVNDQIKIKAHDVNSIAQQIAALNRQIAAVSCAGKQPNDLKDKRDLLVEQLSEIAEVRIYNDKNDMVAVQLADRMLVQGVDYIELAEEKDNQGMYMLVWADSRTKARISGGQLGALLDARGQTNLPEENQPSEYKEIIPNMIEDLNMLAKTIMVNTNELHRGGYSLANKKSQVPDGSNFFKMPEYADTYENWAKFMAVTREIQDDVKKIAAASRRTWDTEGGNKENFGDGGNALKIAQLKHSLNSPQFKVKTEGLNIDFSSHDPLRLLVDGGAGIKEIEIPPPYSYPDMQRLAQALQKELDINDIVANVRCEGGEIVFYSTTNRKLEIIYPGSAISDLKAVDLQNGEYQIKTWVGTGEAQNAKLSLLQSYNQKPASSIFGDGRLQQPSDPNLAINASIEITISSVNNFSGQVNYTYVSHEYDLDGNYNKVTGSFTLNYGGAAEQSITIGSLTTTISGLDGLSSEKSGVAELKVGDKGILALTAAREVAIPYQQVDINFNFNSDRKVLQSNCFVFNNGVLDPQAPDTVKTNELHFFTMNDNRNSNLFGRSYDGYIEITNGILVTAEPAAYLSYYEGDSGNSDMVEDATTDDFWRSITANTGVVSQEAQRMVKNQEILLSELQNKWESISGVSLDEEMTNMIKFQHAFNAASRFITGIDEGLEVIINRMGLVGR, from the coding sequence ATGAGTAATTTCTTCGGTTTGGAAATCGGCAAGCGCTCGGTTCTCATGCATCAGACAGCGCTTAATATTACCGGGCACAATATTGCTAATGCCAATACTCCAGGGTTTGCCCGGCAGGCGCCCAGCATAGTGACTACCAGTCCTTTCCATGCTCCCATGTTGAACAATGCCAACCGGGTAGGGCAGCTGGGCACCGGGGTGGATATAGCTCAGGTGAAAAGGATACGGGATGAATTCCTGGATTCCCAAATCAGGAATGAGACCCGGGTGTCGGGTTACTGGCAATCCATGCAAGAGACCCTGGATAGGGTGGAGGCCATATTGAACGAACCCTCAGAGGATGGTTTGAGGGGGGTAATGGATATGTTCTGGGAGGCCTGGCAGGATTTATCCCTTAACCCGGAAAGCGAATCGGTGCGCTCGGTGGTTGTGCAGCGGGGTATGGCCCTGGCCGAGGCCTTTAATCATACCTATAGTCAACTGCAGGATCTGCGGGTGGATGTAAATGACCAGATTAAAATAAAGGCCCATGATGTAAACTCCATAGCCCAGCAGATCGCTGCTCTTAACCGGCAGATCGCTGCGGTGTCCTGTGCCGGCAAGCAACCCAACGATTTGAAAGATAAGCGTGACCTGCTCGTAGAGCAGTTGAGTGAGATTGCGGAGGTCAGGATTTACAATGACAAGAACGACATGGTCGCAGTGCAGCTGGCTGACAGGATGCTGGTGCAGGGTGTGGATTACATAGAACTGGCGGAAGAGAAAGATAATCAAGGTATGTATATGCTGGTTTGGGCGGACAGCCGGACCAAGGCTAGGATAAGTGGTGGCCAGCTGGGGGCTTTGCTCGATGCCCGTGGGCAAACCAATCTGCCGGAAGAAAACCAGCCTTCCGAATATAAGGAAATCATTCCCAATATGATTGAAGATCTCAATATGCTGGCCAAAACCATAATGGTGAATACCAATGAGTTGCACCGGGGAGGTTACAGCCTGGCCAATAAAAAAAGCCAGGTGCCGGATGGAAGTAACTTCTTCAAGATGCCGGAATATGCGGATACTTATGAGAATTGGGCCAAGTTTATGGCGGTGACCCGGGAGATACAGGATGATGTGAAAAAAATTGCTGCGGCCAGCCGCCGCACCTGGGACACAGAGGGCGGCAATAAGGAGAATTTCGGCGATGGGGGCAACGCCCTGAAAATCGCGCAGTTGAAACATAGCCTGAATAGTCCCCAGTTTAAAGTCAAAACGGAAGGTTTAAATATTGACTTTTCTTCACACGATCCCCTGCGCCTTTTAGTAGATGGAGGAGCGGGGATAAAGGAGATTGAGATTCCGCCTCCCTATAGCTATCCTGATATGCAGAGGCTGGCTCAAGCTCTGCAGAAGGAACTGGATATAAATGACATCGTTGCTAATGTAAGATGTGAGGGCGGGGAAATCGTATTCTATTCCACAACTAATAGAAAACTGGAGATTATTTATCCGGGTTCGGCCATTAGCGACCTTAAAGCAGTCGATTTGCAAAACGGTGAGTACCAGATTAAAACCTGGGTTGGTACTGGTGAAGCCCAAAATGCCAAACTAAGCTTATTACAGAGCTATAATCAAAAGCCGGCCAGCAGTATTTTCGGCGATGGCCGTCTACAACAACCCAGCGACCCCAACCTGGCTATTAACGCTTCCATTGAAATAACCATAAGCAGTGTTAACAATTTCAGTGGACAGGTTAATTATACTTATGTTTCCCATGAATATGATCTCGATGGAAACTACAATAAAGTGACGGGAAGCTTTACCCTCAACTATGGAGGGGCGGCAGAGCAGAGTATCACTATTGGCTCCCTGACAACAACTATATCGGGATTGGATGGCCTGAGCAGCGAGAAATCAGGTGTGGCCGAATTAAAGGTAGGAGACAAGGGAATCCTGGCGTTGACGGCGGCGAGGGAGGTAGCCATCCCGTACCAGCAAGTGGACATAAACTTTAACTTCAATTCAGATCGCAAAGTGCTGCAGAGCAACTGCTTTGTTTTTAACAACGGGGTGCTGGACCCGCAAGCTCCGGATACTGTAAAAACCAATGAGTTGCATTTCTTTACTATGAATGATAACCGGAATAGTAATCTCTTCGGTAGATCCTATGATGGTTATATTGAAATAACGAACGGGATTCTAGTTACGGCGGAACCAGCGGCTTATCTATCATATTATGAAGGCGATTCCGGTAATAGCGACATGGTAGAAGATGCCACCACTGATGACTTCTGGCGTTCAATAACGGCCAATACCGGAGTGGTGAGCCAGGAAGCGCAGCGCATGGTGAAAAATCAGGAGATACTGTTGAGCGAATTGCAGAACAAGTGGGAGTCCATATCCGGTGTTTCCCTGGATGAGGAAATGACCAATATGATTAAATTCCAGCACGCTTTCAATGCGGCTTCCCGTTTCATAACCGGCATTGACGAAGGTCTGGAAGTGATTATCAACCGCATGGGCCTGGTGGGTCGCTAG
- the flgL gene encoding flagellar hook-associated protein FlgL, translating into MMMRVTNKMLVNELNRNLTNNMLRMDKFQRQLSTTRKINTPSDDPAGLVKSLRLRTNLIEGEQYLTNINESLGFLDTTDAAFGNINEILHEAREMAVKASTDSNVKPDFAAMAKKIREMNEQLKMIANSTYGSKYIFAGSNVTETPYENGNWRGNSEAMETEIGVGVKIPFNIDAREFFVGRLDELQVDPASGINAEKVVGKNLQEGNYKVNYSLVSNAARGTARESGNMLTADNNTGMFFFYDNAGTPANASIAIGTAAGLTASVYSGFLNIKVTTVDEATDTLTVDISGRIAIEGETGYQDINIAGVSLNMAAANGDAIGSISAAQLQAGGLAGASEDLVLWNNSGAPLAGITDGAPEFAAGDKSQISLSLESSSVQESQSYLSAVPNAGSFFYEGMGTAATLGVGVDNGLTMANNSPYSGSILVEAAEVAPDNTQVAVSLKGGSVKGSASLVLDKPLYLESGGTYTAIADGFDLTNYFTYQREDGTTVSGAISSATYNAATREIDFQFNIEDVQGGDIIKWNNDWDAVTGTTVSSSGQSKLYYQQIKGSIPVYEEFKRVDEDGQATAPLEMRFDNSVSSWKHNDNYLPQQLTVNIKAHLYTNGSDGKLHHKYVELDNVVIDPETARGQKIFKISAKDINNTNFTEDLVIWNNGAPLGGIDPDSPQLKAGDKTVISFSAQGRAGAQNANIDFSYTSAKGEKVNGSSSFRFDVKTFDYETTELKFFTLNEETGLAYSGEIALETGVFAASDPAVSFSWRDGLFGYMDDLARKIEAGKVSETSLQIGGDDRRMEELLLYRSTVGARVNRLELQQSRLESIQETFTSLLSKTEDADMAEVIMQLQLQENVYRASLAAGARIIQPSLLDFLR; encoded by the coding sequence ATGATGATGCGAGTTACCAATAAGATGCTGGTTAATGAACTTAACCGCAACCTGACCAACAATATGCTGCGTATGGATAAATTCCAGCGCCAGCTTTCCACCACCAGGAAGATCAACACCCCCTCCGACGACCCGGCCGGGCTGGTCAAATCCCTGCGCTTGCGCACCAACCTTATCGAGGGCGAACAGTACCTGACTAATATAAATGAATCACTTGGTTTTCTCGATACCACTGATGCTGCTTTTGGCAATATAAACGAAATTTTGCATGAAGCCCGGGAGATGGCGGTAAAGGCCTCCACCGACAGCAATGTCAAACCCGACTTTGCGGCTATGGCCAAGAAGATTCGGGAGATGAACGAGCAGTTGAAAATGATCGCCAATTCCACCTATGGCAGCAAATATATTTTTGCTGGCAGCAATGTTACAGAAACTCCCTATGAAAACGGAAATTGGCGAGGCAACAGCGAAGCCATGGAAACGGAAATCGGCGTAGGGGTAAAAATTCCTTTCAATATCGATGCTCGCGAATTCTTTGTCGGCCGCCTGGATGAGCTTCAGGTTGATCCAGCCTCGGGAATAAATGCGGAGAAGGTAGTGGGAAAAAACCTGCAGGAAGGGAATTATAAGGTGAATTACAGCCTGGTTAGCAATGCTGCCAGGGGAACCGCCAGAGAAAGCGGCAATATGCTGACTGCAGATAACAATACGGGCATGTTTTTCTTTTACGATAATGCCGGTACCCCAGCAAATGCCAGTATAGCGATAGGAACCGCGGCTGGCTTAACGGCTTCGGTCTATAGTGGCTTTCTTAATATTAAAGTAACAACGGTTGATGAAGCGACGGATACACTGACTGTTGATATCAGCGGCCGGATAGCAATAGAAGGGGAAACGGGATACCAGGATATCAACATTGCGGGCGTAAGCCTGAATATGGCAGCGGCCAATGGCGATGCCATCGGTAGTATCAGCGCTGCCCAACTGCAGGCAGGTGGATTAGCTGGGGCCAGTGAGGATCTGGTTCTATGGAACAACAGCGGTGCGCCTCTGGCAGGTATAACTGATGGTGCTCCGGAGTTTGCAGCGGGGGATAAGTCGCAAATTTCCCTGTCTTTGGAATCGTCTAGTGTGCAGGAAAGTCAGAGCTATCTTTCCGCGGTGCCCAATGCCGGTTCCTTTTTCTACGAAGGCATGGGAACTGCAGCAACACTGGGGGTAGGTGTGGACAACGGCCTGACTATGGCTAACAACAGCCCATACAGCGGCTCTATACTGGTAGAAGCTGCTGAAGTCGCCCCGGATAACACCCAGGTGGCGGTAAGCTTAAAAGGAGGCAGCGTCAAGGGAAGCGCTTCTTTAGTCCTGGATAAGCCCTTGTATCTGGAATCGGGAGGAACTTATACCGCTATTGCCGATGGTTTCGACCTCACAAACTATTTTACTTACCAGCGGGAAGACGGAACCACTGTTTCTGGAGCCATCAGCAGTGCTACTTATAATGCAGCTACGAGGGAAATTGATTTTCAATTTAATATAGAAGATGTTCAGGGTGGAGATATTATAAAATGGAACAACGATTGGGATGCGGTAACTGGAACTACTGTGTCCAGTTCTGGACAGAGCAAATTGTACTACCAGCAGATCAAAGGAAGTATTCCAGTTTATGAAGAATTCAAGCGGGTGGATGAGGACGGTCAAGCCACGGCGCCTCTGGAAATGAGATTTGACAATAGTGTTAGTTCCTGGAAGCACAATGATAATTATTTACCACAACAATTAACCGTAAACATAAAAGCCCATCTCTATACCAATGGAAGTGACGGTAAGCTTCATCACAAATATGTGGAATTGGATAATGTAGTTATCGATCCAGAAACTGCTCGCGGTCAAAAGATATTCAAGATTTCCGCAAAGGATATAAATAATACTAATTTCACCGAGGATCTGGTGATATGGAATAATGGTGCCCCCCTGGGAGGAATTGACCCGGACAGCCCCCAGCTTAAAGCCGGGGATAAAACCGTTATTTCTTTCTCAGCTCAAGGAAGGGCTGGTGCGCAGAATGCGAATATAGATTTCTCTTATACCTCAGCCAAGGGCGAAAAGGTTAATGGCAGCAGCAGCTTCAGATTTGATGTTAAGACCTTTGATTATGAAACCACGGAGTTAAAATTCTTTACCCTTAATGAAGAAACCGGTCTGGCTTACAGTGGAGAAATAGCCCTGGAAACCGGGGTTTTTGCTGCCAGTGACCCGGCTGTTTCCTTTTCCTGGCGCGATGGGCTTTTTGGCTATATGGATGACCTGGCCCGGAAAATTGAGGCGGGCAAGGTTAGTGAAACCAGTTTACAGATCGGCGGCGATGACCGTCGGATGGAGGAATTGCTCCTCTACCGCTCCACGGTCGGAGCCAGAGTCAACCGCCTGGAACTGCAGCAGAGCCGCCTGGAATCCATACAGGAGACCTTTACCAGCCTCTTGTCCAAGACCGAGGATGCTGATATGGCCGAAGTGATAATGCAACTGCAACTGCAGGAGAATGTTTACCGGGCCTCCCTGGCGGCGGGAGCCAGGATTATTCAGCCCAGCCTCCTGGATTTCCTGCGCTAA
- a CDS encoding DUF6470 family protein: MDLRISQQAGLIGLNIDKPGVRLSISPPRLSVNAQVSEINIHSPRAELEIDQSQCWTDLGARKPVEYGKECASQAYQQGLEGIARRVAEGESQAAIEKGGSVVNLIASRFKAEAECPYTIAFIPEHPPQVTVKAGEMEAEASEGGISTSLQPGRVENHTPWAKVGVYLQQKPAIEVKWVGSYFDGVM; encoded by the coding sequence ATGGATCTCAGAATAAGCCAGCAAGCAGGCCTCATTGGCCTGAATATAGATAAACCAGGGGTGCGCTTGAGCATTAGTCCCCCCCGGCTCAGTGTAAATGCCCAGGTGAGCGAGATAAACATCCACTCCCCCCGGGCGGAACTGGAAATTGATCAGAGCCAGTGTTGGACTGACCTGGGGGCCCGCAAGCCGGTTGAATATGGTAAGGAATGCGCTTCCCAGGCCTACCAGCAAGGCCTGGAAGGCATAGCCCGGAGGGTGGCGGAGGGAGAGAGCCAGGCCGCTATCGAAAAAGGCGGCAGCGTAGTAAATTTAATTGCATCAAGGTTTAAGGCCGAGGCCGAGTGCCCGTATACCATCGCCTTCATACCCGAACACCCCCCGCAGGTTACGGTCAAAGCAGGTGAAATGGAAGCGGAGGCCAGTGAAGGTGGAATAAGTACCAGCCTGCAGCCGGGTCGGGTGGAAAACCATACCCCCTGGGCTAAAGTGGGCGTCTACCTGCAACAAAAGCCAGCAATTGAGGTTAAGTGGGTAGGCAGTTATTTTGATGGGGTAATGTAG
- the fliW gene encoding flagellar assembly protein FliW — protein sequence MKIVSTLLGELEFEEEDIIMFPAGIPAFEQEKSFLLIAMGEGVPFYYLQSALNPELCLVVANPFAFFPRYSIEIGQEELQRLDCSQREELLLYVILTVPQDFRESTANLVAPLIINQESKKGLQFIATNSDYTTRHPIFQPTQAEEQTGIAAAEEG from the coding sequence ATGAAGATAGTCAGCACTTTGCTGGGTGAGCTGGAATTTGAGGAAGAAGATATAATTATGTTTCCGGCTGGTATTCCGGCTTTTGAGCAGGAAAAAAGCTTCCTGCTGATAGCCATGGGTGAAGGAGTTCCTTTTTATTACCTGCAGTCAGCCCTTAACCCCGAGCTCTGCCTGGTAGTAGCCAATCCTTTTGCTTTTTTCCCTCGCTACAGCATTGAGATCGGCCAGGAGGAATTGCAGCGCCTAGACTGCAGCCAGCGGGAAGAATTACTGCTTTATGTAATACTGACTGTACCGCAGGACTTCCGGGAGAGCACCGCCAACCTGGTGGCCCCGTTGATTATCAACCAGGAAAGTAAAAAAGGGCTTCAGTTTATTGCCACAAATAGCGATTATACTACCAGACACCCTATTTTCCAGCCGACCCAGGCTGAGGAACAAACCGGCATAGCTGCCGCTGAGGAGGGCTAG
- the csrA gene encoding carbon storage regulator CsrA: MLILGRRKGESILIGDDIEITIVDIQGDYIRMGIQAPREVSIVRKEIKEQIREENIKAAEKPEGLPALLEEMKKFI, from the coding sequence ATGCTGATACTGGGACGGAGGAAGGGTGAAAGCATATTAATCGGTGATGATATAGAGATAACTATTGTGGATATCCAGGGCGATTACATCCGCATGGGGATTCAAGCCCCCCGGGAGGTAAGCATAGTCCGCAAGGAGATCAAGGAGCAAATCCGGGAGGAGAACATAAAAGCAGCGGAAAAACCGGAAGGCTTGCCCGCACTACTGGAAGAAATGAAGAAGTTTATATAA